CTTCTTGCCTGGAATGGCGTAAGCCCGGTTACAGGATCAATGACTTCTTTGAAAATTTTCTCAGGAGTTTTTGCGGCTACTTCTTCGATTTCTGTACCGCCTTCTTCTGATGCCATCATCGTAACTTTACTTGTAGCCCGGTCAAGAACCAGCCCGACATAATATTCGCTCTGAATGTCGCAGCCTTCTTCAATGAGTAAACGTTTTACTTCTTTTCCTTCCGGACCTGTCTGATGGGTAACTAATGTTTTTCCTAGAATTTCGTCTGCGTATGTACGCACTTCGTCAAGATTTTTGGCAATTTTTACTCCACCGGCTTTTCCGCGTCCGCCGGCATGAATTTGTGCTTTGACAACCGTGACAGCAGAGTCTAATTTCTTAGCTGCTTCAACAGCTTCATCTACAGTATATGCCACATGGCCATTTGGCACAGAAACGCCAAAATCGCGCATAATTTGTTTTCCTTGATACTCGTGAATGTTCATGTTTCATCCTCCCATCAAATTTCACTGCATTTTCATTGTATAAAAAAACGCTGTCAATTGTCCACAGTAACGATAGTTTATGTCGAAATTTCCACAATAGTTTACGAAAACATTATTATGTAAACTAAATCGGTTCATTCAATATCTTGATCGGTTCGATAGATTAAGGCAAATACTTCAGCGACGACATGGTAGAGCTCTTCTGGGATCTGCTCGTTAATATTCAGCTGTGAAAGAAGTTCCAGAAGGGTAGGATCTTCCTGGACAGGAATGTTATGTTTTTGAGCATTTTCCAATATTTTCTCAGCTACATATCCTTTTCCTTTAGCAATTACTCTTGGTGCTTCTTCCTTATTTGCTTCATACCCAAGTGCTACAGCATTTTTTCGTTGATTTGTCATATCCGAACATCTAGTCCTTCCCGACCGTAATTCAGTTGATTACCCGGTCTCGCTTTCTTTTCAGACGCTTTGCTCATGGATTTAATAGCCACATTGGAAAGAGTATATCCAAGAGCATCAAGGCCTGCATGGAGACTCTCCTTGTGTTTTTCTACAGCTTGCGCTGTGCGTTTATCTTCATTATATACGGTCAAGTTTACCCGACGATTCATAATCTTTAAGTCGACCACCGTTTCTTTCAACGATTTCAAATCCAGAAAAAACATAACATGGCAGAAGTCAGGATCAATTTTATCCCTCTTCTTCCTTCCTTGAATGTCTACATAAATGTCATCAGCGATTTCCAATAATCCACCAGGAAACTGCATCGTCATTTGAATCGTTTGGTTCGTTTCTTGATGGGCAGTCAGCTGCAGTCCGTTTAGAAAGTGAAGCAATTGTTTAGCAGCGTCCGGCTTGATCAAAGATGCTGAATCGTTAAGCCCCTGCATAAGATTTGACTTCACAGTAGATACATTCTCTAGTGAATCCCCTGATTCTTTTAATAAGGCTTCGTGATTGATTCCTAGAAGGTTCATCACTGTTTTCATTTTCACTAAAAAGATGTGTTTATCTATACCTGGCTGAGATTCATGGATCGCATGGCCAGCCCATTCCGCCAACGGTACTTTCAGTTCTTTAGGCACTTGCTGCAGATCAATAGCTTTTAATTGCTCCAGTAAAGAGAAAAGTCCTGACTGAAATGCCCCGCTCTTCTCATTCGATAACACTTGAGGCAGGCGTTCAACGGCCTGCTTAAACAAAATTGCGTCATCTCCCTTAAAAAATGGGAGTATTTTTTCAAAACTATGAAACTCCTGTAATTGCTGATAAAGCTGCATAAGCTGATTTTGGGAAGTGTGAAGGTCGATGCTGGAAGATTTGGCACTGGTAATACTTGGTTTCAATAACGATTCAAGCAGAGTACGCCATTGAGTAAAAACCTTCTGCTCCTGTTCAGAAAAAGGAAGCTGTTTCGTAAATAAATCGATGATTTTCTCTGCGATTTGCTTTGGGTTCTGGCTCCCAAAAGGAAAGTCCTTTAAAGTCAGCTGTGGAGTTCTTCCCGTTCCATTGGGAGGAGTTGCAGTCTCTCCCCATTTCACATTTTCCTGAAACGCTGAAAACGAATACTGGTCTGAAATAATATGGGCTTTTTGAAACAAACGGAAAGAAGCAGTGGAGTGATCGTTAATCTCCGTGTTAAACTTTTGCACGATAAATTCAGAAAAAGGTAGAGGATCCTGTCCTTTCAACAAAGAAAGCAAGGGGCTCATCCTCTTGTCTGAAGCGGTGAACAAAGGCTTAGAATCCAGCGAGCTTGAAAGTTCATTAAGCTGCTTGGACAAGCTTATTCTGCTTCTTTTCAGCAATGCTTCAAACACGGGTTTGTGAATTGGAAGCTTCCGTGCAAACATTTCCAATAACACTTGTTTTGCCTCTGCTTTATTCCCAGCTTGTTCCAGCAGACTTGCGGCCTTTTGCAGCTGATGACTAGTAAATGCGATTTCTTTTTTAAACAGCTCATTCAAGAGTTGTTCTGCATGCTTTGATAATTGAAAGCCAAGGGGCTTTGTGATCGCATTTTCCTTTGTACGAGGATCACTTACCACTTTCAAATGGATTTGATCACCTGTCGATTTAACTAGAAATAAGTAGCGTTCTCCTTTGGTAAGCGACGTTTCCAACTGTGCATGAACTTTAGCTGAACCTATATGGATCAGAGCCTGATTATTTGGATAGAGAACTGATACTTTTCCTGACACCATCTGGCCAGGCTTAAGCGTATTTACTTCCGCCTTCTTCTGCATGGCTGGAATGTTTTTTAGCATTTCAGAAAAGATGGGATTCATATCCGATTCCCCTTTACACAAAATGAAGATTTTTAACAGGTGAAAAGCTTTGACGATGATAAGGACTTACACCGTGTTTTTCCATTGCCTCCAGGTGTTGTTTCGTCCCATAGCCCTGATTGGAAGAGAATTCATACACCGGAAATTCCTTATGGATCTTTTTCATTAAACGATCTCTGCTTACTTTAGCAATTACGCTGGCCGCAGCGATCGATACACTCTTCTGGTCACCTTTAATAATGGATTCCTGTGTACATGCGGTCTCTCGAATTTCCATAGCGTCTATAAGCAAGTGATCCGGTTTCATAGGCAGTTCAGCTACCGCTCTTTGCATAGCAAGCTTCGTAGCCTGATATATATTCAGTTCGTCAATTTCATTATTTGTTGCCAGCCCCGTACTAGTAGCAGCCGTTTTTGTAATATATGTATAGAATTCTTCACGCTTTGCTAGAGAGAGCTGCTTCGAATCATTTAATCCTTCCAAATAAAAACCCTCCGGCAGAATCACAGCTGCAGCGACCACCGGGCCGGCAAGCGGACCGCGACCCGCTTCATCAATTCCAGCTATACACGTTTTTCCTTCAGCAAAACATTTTTGTTCCCACTGGCGCATTTCATAGAAGGCCATTCTCAAGGTTCGTTTTTTTTGCAGCTCACGTTCATATTGCTGCAAAAGTGTACGTACTCCCTTACGTGAATCCAGCTTAAGTTGAGAGACCTCTTCATTCGTCAATCCGCTGGCAGCGATCTGCTCTTTAATTTGCTGAATGGTTTTCTTATCTCCCATCCTCGAACCTCATTTCTGTTAATATCGACACATTCTTCTGTTTATGTAATAAAAAAAACGCAAAGAGGATCACATCCTATCTGCGTTTCAACCGTTCATTATTCCGGTTCTTCAAAACTGACAAGACCGATCTTTCCTGTTCGTAAATCCTGAAGAATTACATCGGACGTTTTTTCAAAATTGACTAGACCACCGCTTTCAAGGCAGCCTCTTTTTTGTCCAATGGTTTCAAAAGCAGTCATAATATCTTCATAGTCAGAAAAGCCGAATCGTTTTTCAAGTAAACCAGGGTAACGGTCCTTCAAGTAATTTAGGATATAGGCTGCCACGTCTTCTTTCGGGAGAATCTGGTCTTTAATTGTTCCGATGGAAGCGAGTCTGTACCCGACCTCTTCATCTTCAAATTTCGGCCAAAGGATTCCAGGCGTATCAAGCAGCTCAAATTCTTTTTTCACCTTAATCCATTGCTGTGCTTTTGTAACACCAGGCTTGTCTCCAGTTTTAGCCAGCTTCCGGTTAGCCAGACGATTAATTAACGTTGACTTTCCTACATTAGGGATCCCGAGAATCATGGCTCTCGAAGGTCGAGGACGCACGCCTTTAGCTTTTAATTTTTCCAGCTTTTCTTTCCCTAGGTCTTTCGCCAGATCGATCACTTTTTTTACGTCTTTTTTTTCATTGGCTTCAATCGCCAGTGCTGGAATTCCGCTTTCTTGGTAACTATTAAGCCACTCTTTGGTGACTTCAGGATCAGCAAGGTCTTTTTTCATAAGAACCACCATCTTCGGCTTTTCCTGCAAAATTTCGTGAAGCATAGGATTTTGAGATGAAAGCGGTGCCCTCGCATCTACAAGCTCAATCACAAAATCAACGAGTTTTAATTTTTCAGCTGCTTCCCGCTTTGCTTTAGCCATGTGGCCAGGAAACCATTGTATAGTCACAGTGACCCTCCTACTGAACCAGTCGAATACGATCAAGCGGCCAATAAAGCAGAACGGCCTGACCGACGATTTTATCCTCCGGAATCATACCCAGCATTCGACTATCGGTTGAGTTATTGCGATTATCTCCTAATACAAGAACTTTCCCTTTTGGCACGGTCTCATAACCGCCGGGGATCTGTTCAATGGAGAAATCTTCTGTCAGCTTTTCTCCGTCTGGCAGCTTACTGATTCTTTCATTTAAAAAGGTTTCGTCTACTTTTTTCCCATTTACATAGAGCTGGTCATTTTTATATTCAATATGATCACCAGGCAGTCCAATTACACGTTTTATGTAATCTTTTGTTTCGGTAGCGTGAAACACCACGACATCAAACCGGTCCGGGGAACCTAGAGTGTAATTTATTTTACTCACGATTAAATGATCCCCATTATGCAGTGTATTTAACATTGAGGGGCCTTCGACAACGACAGGGGCAAACAGAAAAACGCGAACAACGATCGCTAGAATAGCTGCAATCGCGAAAGCTTTCAGCCAATCGAGCAGCTGTTTGTTCATTGTCATCCCCCTCCTCTCCTACGATTGATGAGAAAAAGGAGCTTGACATATGCAAGCTCCCTAAGAAATGGATTAACGAATTTCTTTAATTCTTGCTGCTTTACCGCGAAGGTTGCGCAAGTAGTAAAGTTTCGCACGACGTACTTTTCCGCGGCGAGAAACTTCGATTTTAGCTACTCTTGGTGAATGTAGCGGGAAGGTACGCTCTACTCCTACACCGTAAGTAATTTTACGAACAGTAAAAGTTTCGCTGATACCGCCGTTTTGACGCTTGATTACAACCCCTTCGAAAACCTGGATACGCTCGCGGTTTCCTTCGACAACTTTCACGTGTACTTTTACAGTATCACCTGGGCGAAAGTCCGGGATGTCTGTACGAAGCTGTTCTTTCGTAATTTCATGAATTAGTTGCTGCATGGTATTTCACTCCTTCTTAACTAATGCTCTTACCTGCTAAGAGGCAGCGGAACATCGTTTTCCGCTTAAACCGAACGTTTAAGCACAAAAATTAATATATCATAATTTCAGTTGATACGCAAGGTTTACTCTTCATCTTTCCACGCCTGAATCCACGCTTTTTCCTTATCAGAGAGCGCTCTATTTAACAACAGATCGGGGCGTCGTTCATACGTGCGCTTTAGAGATTGATAATGCCGCCATTCGTCAATTTTCGCATGGTTGCCTGAAAGCAGTACATCAGGAACCTGGGCTCCGCGAAACTCAGCCGGTCTCGTATAATGAGGATGTTCAAGCAATCCGCTGGAAAACGAATCACGAGGAGCAGAGGATTCATTTCCGAGTACACCGGGGAGCAAACGAACTACAGAATCAACGACAACCATTGCTCCCAGTTCTCCGCCGGTTAAAACGTAATCACCTATCGATACTTCATCCGTAACCAATTCCTGACGAATTCGTTCATCAAAACCCTCATAATGACCGCAAATGATAATCAGATGTTCCTCATAGGAAAAATCTTCAGCTTTTCTTTGGTTATAAGGCTCTCCCTGCGGACACATAAGCACCACTCTCGGAGGGGTATCCGTCTTTCCTTTAACTGCTTCCACGGCATCAAAGATTGGCTGCGGCGATAACACAAGCCCCGCGCCTCCCCCATAAGGATAATCATCCACTTTGTTATGTTTATTCAAAGTGTACTCGCGGAAATTGGTGGTTTGATAGCTGAACGCATTTCTTTCCTGTGCTCTTTTCAATATCGAAGCATTCAGAACACCTTCAAACATCTCCGGAAATAACGTAAGGATATCGATATGCATTAATCAAGCAGCCCCTCTATTGGATCAATGATCACCTGTTGCTTTTCTGGATGAACTTCCTTCACAACCTCTCCAATGTACGGAATGAGTACATCTGGTTTACCCTGGCACTTAACTACCCAGACATCATTCGCTCCAGGTGTAAGAATCTCTTTAATCTCTCCGATTTCCTCACCGCTGGATAGATAAACATGACAGCCGATGATTTCATGAAAATAAAATTCATGCTCTCCAAGTTCTGCCTGCTCCTGCTCATCAATCATAAGCATGCCGTTTTTATACCTTTCCACATCATTAATCGTGGAGTGATCCTCAAACGTAAGCAAATCAAAGCCCTTATGCACTCTGTGACTGGCTACTTTAAGCTCCACAGGATCTTTTCCTTCAATTACCCAATACAAAAGCTGCCCTGGCTGGAATCGTTCATCGAAATCGGTGATTCGATGAACTTTCACTTCACCTTTAATGCCGTGTGTATTAATAACTTTTCCAACATTGAACATTTGTCCACTCATGGTTCTCTTACCTCGCTCGTATTACGATTCCGTCTTTAATGACAATTTGCTGTTCTAGAACACTCTCGCTCCACTCGTCTCCCTCATTAATGGAAAGTACTGCTTCTACTTCATCTGTTTCAAGCTCACTGCCATCAGGTAGAATATTAAGCTGATTAAGCTGGTGTTCCATCCAGCGTAGTTCATCTTTACGTCTGCTTATTTCCTTAGAAAATCTGCGGCCCACCTCTTGTTTGGAAAGACCAGGCTTTCTTTCAAGCTTTTTCTGTTCAAAGGTCAAATGGTAGCATTCCTGCTCCAACTGCTTTACTCGAGCATCAAAACGATTTTTCAGTTTGCTTCTGCTTTGCTCTGTGAGTACATGTTTTACGGGTATTCGTCTAATGATCTGCATCCACCGACCGCCTCTCCACATATCTCTGCATGGTAAAAAAGGGAAAGGTTCACCCTTTCCCTTTTTTACATGATATCCAGATAGATTCTTTTCTTAGAATCAGAGCCTGCCGCGTAAACGACAGTGCGGATCGCCTTTGCAATCCGTCCGTTTTTCCCAATCACCTTACCGACATCATCCGGATGAACGGTTAAGTGGTACACCACCTTGCGTTCTTCCTCATTCACATTCACTTGAATATCCTCAGGGTGGTCAACGAGCGGGGTGACGATCGTTTCAATTAAGGCTTTCATGATATCACTTCTTTACTTTTGGTTTTTCTTGTCGTGAAATTGCTTCATGATGCCTTCTTTTGAAAAAAGGTTGCGCACTGTATCGCTCGGTTGTGCCCCATTGGACATCCAAGTAATAGCTTTCTCAGCATCCAGTTTAACTTCTACAGGGTTAGCTACAGGATTATATGTGCCGATCTGCTCAATGAAACGTCCATCACGAGGAGAACGGGAATCTGCTACAACTACACGATAATAAGGATTACGTTTTGAACCCATACGTTTAAGGCGAATTTTTACTGCCATATTTAACTACCTCCATTATAATTCTTCTTAAGTGTTTCACACAATTTTAGATTTTAGCAGAACTTAGATAATGTGTAAAGGTTTTTTCCATTACATAAAAGGAAAATTCATACCCTTACCCTTTTTACCTTTCGTATTGCTCATTTGTTTCATCATTTTTTTCATTTCTTCAAACTGTTTTAACAACCTGTTGACTTCAGAAACTGAAGTACCGGACCCCTTCGCAATCCGCTTTTTCCGGCTCGCATTCATAACAGATGGTTCAATGCGTTCTTTTTTTGTCATCGACTGGATGATCGCCTCTACGTGGACAATCTGTTTATCATCAAAAGAGACGTTCTTTAACCCCTTCATCTTGTTAGCTCCGGGGATCATGTTGATAAGCTCATCGAGCGGCCCCATGTTTTTTACCTGCTCCATCTGATCGAGAAAGTCTTCAAAAGTAAACGAAGCGGAGCGCATCTTTGATTCCAGTTCCTTTGCCTGCTGCTCATCCACCTGCGTCTGAGCTTTTTCAATCAGGGTGAGCATATCTCCCATTCCTAAAATCCGGGAAGCCATCCGCTCCGGGTGGAAGGCTTCAAGCTGGTCAAGCTTTTCTCCCATACCGGCAAACTTAATCGGTTTTCCAGTTACGGCTTTAATGGACAGCGCAGCACCGCCACGGGTGTCCCCATCCAATTTCGTTAGCAACACCCCGCTGATATCCAGCTGTTCATCAAAGCTCTCTGCTACGTTTACTGCATCCTGACCAGTCATTGCATCAACAACTAAGAAAATTTCGTCAGGGTTTACGGCATCTTTGATTCGCTGCAGTTCATCCATCAGTTCCCCATCAACGTGGAGACGACCTGCCGTATCAATGATTACATAATCATTGTGCTCTTCCTTTGCCTTTTCAATGGCATTCTTTGCAATGTCCACAGGATCTGCCTCTGTTCCTTGTTCATGGACCGGCATGTTCAGCTGCTTACCGAGTGTTTGCAGCTGGTTGATAGCAGCAGGGCGGTAAACGTCTGCTGCCGCGAGTAACGGACTCCGGTTATAGCTTTTCCGAAGCAGATTCGCCAGCTTCCCGGTGGTGGTCGTTTTCCCCGCCCCTTGCAAACCTACCATCATGATCACAGTAGGAGGGCGCTTGGCAACGGCGATCTTACTTTCGTCCCCACCCATCAATTCCGTCAGCTCATCTTTAACGACTTTAATAACCTGCTGACCGGGAGTGAGGCTGTTCATAACTTCTTGCCCCACTGCCCGCTCTCTAATGCGTTTCACAAAATCCTTGACTACTTTAAAGTTAACATCAGCTTCAAGGAGGGCAAGACGAACTTCACGCGTCATTTCTTTCACATCTTGTTCGGTGACCTTGCCTTTGCCTTTAATCTTTTTAATCGTTTCCTGCAAACGGTCGGATAAACCTTCAAAAGCCATCGAAGGACCCTCCTATTCCAATTCTTGTAGTTGCTTCAAAGAGTGAACGAGTTCTTTATTATCTGTATCTACTGCGTCAAGCATGAACTGGATCAAGCTTTGGCGCTGTTCAAACTTCTCATATAAGTGTAATTTTTCCTCATACTCCTCAAGCATATGTTCTGTACGTCGAATGTTATCATAAACGGCCTGCCTTGAGACGTCAAAGGTTTCAGATATTTCACCAAGCGAGTAATCCTCAAGGTAATAGAGCTCCATATAATTCCTTTGCTTTGGAGTGAGCAGCGATTGATAAAAATCAAATAAAAAATTAATCCGGGTTGTTTTTTCAAGCATGAAAAGCACTCCTTGTTAAGTGAAATACCTTTACATATTAAAATAGTAACGGAGGCGGCAGTTTCGTGTCAAGCTATACCCCTTCATTCTCCTCTTCCTCATACTCCTCAATCATGTCAGCAAACAATCCATAAACAAACGCATGAGCATCAAAGGTTTCTAAATCTGTTAATTTTTCTCCGAGTCCAACGAGTTTGACCGGAATTTCCAAATCTTTACGAATAGCCAGCACAATTCCGCCTTTAGCTGTGCCATCAAGCTTAGTTAAGACTATGCCTGAAACATCCGTCGCTTCGGAAAATGTTTTTGCCTGACTCATCGCGTTCTGCCCGGTCGTAGCATCCAGAGTCAACAGCACTTCATGAGGAGCGTCAGGGACTTCCCGTTCAATTACCCGTTTAACTTTAGAAAGTTCATTCATCAGGTTTACCTTGTTTTGCAACCTGCCCGCTGTGTCACAAATTAATACATCTGCATCCTTAGATTTAGCTGATTTAATCGCATCAAAAATGACAGCAGCCGGATCTCCGCCAGCTCCATGTTTTACAACAGGAACATCGACACGGTCCCCCAGATTTCCAATTGTTCGATAGCCCCTGCTCTAAATGTGTCACCCGCCGCTAAGACGACACGTTTTCCTTCATTCTTCAGCTTATGGGCAAGCTTTCCAATTGTAGTAGTTTTCCCTACTCCGTTCACCCCGACAAATAAATAAATCGTCAGCCCTTCGGAGCTTTCTCTAAGGCCTTCGAGCTCATTCTCTGTGTCATCACCATAGTACATTTCGACAAGCTTTTCAGAGATGACTTCTTTAACACGTTGTGTATCTTTGATGTTACGTCGTTTCACTTCCATTTGTAGTTCATCTATCATCTCCATAACCGCACTCACGCCGACATCTGCGGAAATAAGTACTTCTTCGAGTTCTTCGAAAAAATCCTCATCCACTGTACGGTACCTGGCGACGAGATCATTGATTTTACTCGAGAAGGAATCTCTCGTTTTAGCAAGACCTCTCTTAAACTTTGAAGCGACAGATTCCTCGTTAGGTTCTTCTATTTCTTCCTGTGTTTCTTCCTGCTCTTCAAGCTCAGGCTCCTCTTCTACTTCTGATTCACCCTGTAACTCTTCCATGCGCAGTTCATGTTGTTGAGGTTCTTCGTCACCTGTCGGATCTTCATTTGCTGTTTGCTCTGCTTCTTCCTGCTCTTTCTCTTGCTCCGTTTCTTCTCCTATAAATTTTTCTTTTAGTTTTTTAAAGAAGCTCATGACCTCATCCTTTCTACACTTCCAATAGTTCTGTAGTTTCTTCTAATTTGACGGAAACCAGCTTAGACACTCCGGATTCCTGCATCGTAACCCCGTAAAGCACATCTGATTCTTCCATCGTGCCTTTCCTATGGGTAATAACGATAAACTGCGTTTTGGAACTAAATTCTTTTAGAAACTTAGCAAACCGGTCTACATTGGCTTCATCTAAAGCAGCCTCAACTTCATCCAGCACACAAAAAGGTACCGGACGGACTCTTAAAATAGAAAACAACAAGGCAATGGCTGTCAGTGCACGCTCTCCACCAGATAGCAGGCTGAGATTTTGAAGTTTCTTACCTGGCGGCTGGGCAACAATATCTACCCCGGTTTCCAATAGATCTTCGGGGCTTGTCAACACCAGGTCTGCTTTTCCGCCGCCGAATAAACTCTGAAAAACACTCCCGAATTCTGCTTTGATCTTTGTAAACGTATCTTCAAAACGGCGCTGCATTTCGCCGTCCATTTCATTAATAATTGAATGCAGCGTTCGCTTAGCTTCAAGTAAATCCTCCTGCTGTCCTGTAAGGAATTCATAACGTTCGAGGATGCGGTCATATTCTTCAATCGCACCTAAGTTTACGGTGCCAAGTTCATCGATGGATCGCTTTATGAGCTTTACGTCTGTTTCAGCTTGACGGATATCTTCTACTCTCGGAAAGTTTTGTTTAGCTTTTTCAAAAGTCATCACATATTCTTCCTGCAGGTAAGTGAGCAGATTTTCCAATTCGACGTCCATTCGACCTTCCTTAACTTCTTTCTGCTGGATTTCCTGGACAAAATTTCCATGTCTACGCTTCGTTTCTTTCAGCAGACGTTCTGCCTCCTGAACGTTCACTCCATATTCATTGCGCTCTTTTCTTCGTTCCTGAATCAGCTGGGAAGTGGCTTGTTTTCTCTGTTTTGTCTGCTCAATTTGTTCCCCAATCTCTTCTTCCGTTTGATTGGATTCTACAATCTCAACTAGTTGTTGATAAGAATCTTTATTTTGTACGAGCTGGGCTTCTGTCTCTTGATAAGAAACTCGGTAACGCTCCACTTTTTCCTGCTGGTTATTAATAAAGGAATCTTGTTCAGCGATCAGCACCTTTAGTTCCTGAACTCGCCCCTGCAAATGATCCTCGTCTAATTTTTGCTTTTGTTTTCTTTCCGTTAACGACTCAATCTCCTGTTGGATTGTTTCAAGCTGGTGATTGAGCTCCGATAGTGCAGCTTCCAAACTATCAAGTTTTTCATTCGTATACTGGTGATCTTCACGAAACTGCAGTTGATCCTGATCGAATAATTGAAGCTGGTCGTTTAAATGCTGCACTTTCAATTCCAATTCTCTCTTTTGGGATTGGATTTCATACTCTTCATTTTGAGCTTCTTCCAATTGGACCTTGAGCCTTTCCGCTTCCTGCTTCTCTTTCTGAACAGATGTTTTTAAGTGCTGGACCTTTTTCTCAACTTCTGCTGTTTTCTGCT
This Halobacillus salinarum DNA region includes the following protein-coding sequences:
- a CDS encoding EscU/YscU/HrcU family type III secretion system export apparatus switch protein, with the protein product MTNQRKNAVALGYEANKEEAPRVIAKGKGYVAEKILENAQKHNIPVQEDPTLLELLSQLNINEQIPEELYHVVAEVFALIYRTDQDIE
- a CDS encoding ribonuclease HII; the protein is MGDKKTIQQIKEQIAASGLTNEEVSQLKLDSRKGVRTLLQQYERELQKKRTLRMAFYEMRQWEQKCFAEGKTCIAGIDEAGRGPLAGPVVAAAVILPEGFYLEGLNDSKQLSLAKREEFYTYITKTAATSTGLATNNEIDELNIYQATKLAMQRAVAELPMKPDHLLIDAMEIRETACTQESIIKGDQKSVSIAAASVIAKVSRDRLMKKIHKEFPVYEFSSNQGYGTKQHLEAMEKHGVSPYHRQSFSPVKNLHFV
- the ylqF gene encoding ribosome biogenesis GTPase YlqF encodes the protein MTIQWFPGHMAKAKREAAEKLKLVDFVIELVDARAPLSSQNPMLHEILQEKPKMVVLMKKDLADPEVTKEWLNSYQESGIPALAIEANEKKDVKKVIDLAKDLGKEKLEKLKAKGVRPRPSRAMILGIPNVGKSTLINRLANRKLAKTGDKPGVTKAQQWIKVKKEFELLDTPGILWPKFEDEEVGYRLASIGTIKDQILPKEDVAAYILNYLKDRYPGLLEKRFGFSDYEDIMTAFETIGQKRGCLESGGLVNFEKTSDVILQDLRTGKIGLVSFEEPE
- the lepB gene encoding signal peptidase I; its protein translation is MNKQLLDWLKAFAIAAILAIVVRVFLFAPVVVEGPSMLNTLHNGDHLIVSKINYTLGSPDRFDVVVFHATETKDYIKRVIGLPGDHIEYKNDQLYVNGKKVDETFLNERISKLPDGEKLTEDFSIEQIPGGYETVPKGKVLVLGDNRNNSTDSRMLGMIPEDKIVGQAVLLYWPLDRIRLVQ
- the rplS gene encoding 50S ribosomal protein L19, producing the protein MQQLIHEITKEQLRTDIPDFRPGDTVKVHVKVVEGNRERIQVFEGVVIKRQNGGISETFTVRKITYGVGVERTFPLHSPRVAKIEVSRRGKVRRAKLYYLRNLRGKAARIKEIR
- the trmD gene encoding tRNA (guanosine(37)-N1)-methyltransferase TrmD, with translation MHIDILTLFPEMFEGVLNASILKRAQERNAFSYQTTNFREYTLNKHNKVDDYPYGGGAGLVLSPQPIFDAVEAVKGKTDTPPRVVLMCPQGEPYNQRKAEDFSYEEHLIIICGHYEGFDERIRQELVTDEVSIGDYVLTGGELGAMVVVDSVVRLLPGVLGNESSAPRDSFSSGLLEHPHYTRPAEFRGAQVPDVLLSGNHAKIDEWRHYQSLKRTYERRPDLLLNRALSDKEKAWIQAWKDEE
- the rimM gene encoding ribosome maturation factor RimM (Essential for efficient processing of 16S rRNA), with the translated sequence MSGQMFNVGKVINTHGIKGEVKVHRITDFDERFQPGQLLYWVIEGKDPVELKVASHRVHKGFDLLTFEDHSTINDVERYKNGMLMIDEQEQAELGEHEFYFHEIIGCHVYLSSGEEIGEIKEILTPGANDVWVVKCQGKPDVLIPYIGEVVKEVHPEKQQVIIDPIEGLLD
- a CDS encoding YlqD family protein; the protein is MQIIRRIPVKHVLTEQSRSKLKNRFDARVKQLEQECYHLTFEQKKLERKPGLSKQEVGRRFSKEISRRKDELRWMEHQLNQLNILPDGSELETDEVEAVLSINEGDEWSESVLEQQIVIKDGIVIRAR
- a CDS encoding KH domain-containing protein produces the protein MKALIETIVTPLVDHPEDIQVNVNEEERKVVYHLTVHPDDVGKVIGKNGRIAKAIRTVVYAAGSDSKKRIYLDIM
- the rpsP gene encoding 30S ribosomal protein S16, whose translation is MAVKIRLKRMGSKRNPYYRVVVADSRSPRDGRFIEQIGTYNPVANPVEVKLDAEKAITWMSNGAQPSDTVRNLFSKEGIMKQFHDKKNQK
- the ffh gene encoding signal recognition particle protein, with translation MAFEGLSDRLQETIKKIKGKGKVTEQDVKEMTREVRLALLEADVNFKVVKDFVKRIRERAVGQEVMNSLTPGQQVIKVVKDELTELMGGDESKIAVAKRPPTVIMMVGLQGAGKTTTTGKLANLLRKSYNRSPLLAAADVYRPAAINQLQTLGKQLNMPVHEQGTEADPVDIAKNAIEKAKEEHNDYVIIDTAGRLHVDGELMDELQRIKDAVNPDEIFLVVDAMTGQDAVNVAESFDEQLDISGVLLTKLDGDTRGGAALSIKAVTGKPIKFAGMGEKLDQLEAFHPERMASRILGMGDMLTLIEKAQTQVDEQQAKELESKMRSASFTFEDFLDQMEQVKNMGPLDELINMIPGANKMKGLKNVSFDDKQIVHVEAIIQSMTKKERIEPSVMNASRKKRIAKGSGTSVSEVNRLLKQFEEMKKMMKQMSNTKGKKGKGMNFPFM
- a CDS encoding putative DNA-binding protein; translation: MLEKTTRINFLFDFYQSLLTPKQRNYMELYYLEDYSLGEISETFDVSRQAVYDNIRRTEHMLEEYEEKLHLYEKFEQRQSLIQFMLDAVDTDNKELVHSLKQLQELE